A genomic window from Streptomyces mirabilis includes:
- a CDS encoding SDR family oxidoreductase, with product MSGSRTPVRPGDPTGWSGVRGKRVLVTGGTRGLGEQIVRLLAAEGARVATCARGAGDLAALAASLDSPLFTQALDVTEPERLEEFVAAMANRFGGLDGVVACAGGSRGGRFEETDAEDWAATWEVNVGHAARLVRAAVPHLRAAGGGSVVVISSISGWKPGPPVQYGVAKSAQIQLAASLARELGTDGIRVNAVSPGSMLIPGRRWDRMRREDPEAYAGFVATELPSGAPVAPEEVARVVAFLLSDWSSGISGAHLPVDRAQNAPSPDGY from the coding sequence GTGAGCGGGAGCCGGACGCCGGTGCGCCCAGGCGATCCCACCGGGTGGTCGGGGGTGCGCGGCAAGCGCGTCCTGGTCACCGGTGGAACGCGGGGTCTGGGCGAACAGATCGTGCGGCTGCTCGCGGCCGAAGGGGCCCGGGTGGCGACCTGCGCGCGCGGCGCGGGCGATCTGGCGGCGCTGGCGGCATCGCTGGACTCCCCGCTGTTCACCCAGGCGCTCGACGTCACCGAGCCGGAGCGCCTGGAGGAGTTCGTCGCGGCCATGGCGAATCGTTTCGGCGGGCTCGACGGGGTGGTGGCCTGTGCGGGCGGTTCGCGCGGCGGCCGCTTCGAGGAGACGGACGCCGAGGACTGGGCGGCGACCTGGGAGGTGAACGTCGGCCATGCCGCGCGCCTCGTCCGGGCCGCGGTGCCGCATCTGCGGGCCGCTGGGGGCGGATCCGTCGTGGTGATCTCGTCGATCTCCGGCTGGAAGCCGGGGCCGCCCGTCCAGTACGGGGTGGCGAAGTCCGCCCAGATCCAGTTGGCCGCCTCGCTCGCCCGTGAACTGGGGACGGACGGAATCCGGGTGAACGCCGTCTCCCCCGGATCGATGCTCATCCCGGGCAGGCGCTGGGACCGGATGCGCCGGGAGGACCCCGAGGCGTACGCGGGATTCGTGGCGACGGAGCTTCCGAGCGGAGCGCCGGTCGCTCCGGAGGAGGTCGCCCGGGTGGTGGCGTTTCTGCTGTCCGACTGGTCGAGCGGTATTTCCGGAGCGCACCTCCCCGTCGACCGCGCCCAGAACGCACCCTCGCCGGACGGCTACTGA
- a CDS encoding DUF5133 domain-containing protein: protein MLLPAKAEVARHLEQYRAWERLLLVAPADHTVRGNFENAGYTLCVLMGKRCAREAVDAAEHYLRDEAPAAALSSMTVAHGARGSQLSQEPPGRGAGRAVGRRR, encoded by the coding sequence ATGCTGCTTCCTGCCAAAGCCGAGGTCGCCAGGCATCTGGAGCAATACCGGGCCTGGGAACGCCTGTTGCTCGTGGCCCCCGCCGACCACACGGTGCGGGGCAACTTCGAGAACGCGGGGTACACCCTGTGCGTGCTGATGGGAAAGCGCTGCGCGCGGGAGGCGGTGGACGCCGCCGAGCACTATCTGCGGGACGAGGCACCGGCTGCCGCGCTGTCGTCGATGACGGTGGCGCACGGCGCGCGGGGCTCTCAGCTCTCCCAGGAGCCTCCGGGGCGGGGAGCGGGTCGAGCGGTCGGCAGGCGTCGCTGA
- a CDS encoding pep a2 produces the protein MKPAVPCYYHLDVEVSPERVGQVKRILGAHLRYWNLDTLVDSVCHCAEALLHTIDRHATDKNTTIEMWWNGSHLITAVSDNDQDLRPHNEPQGCLAQIAALSDGWGCCATGAGGKIIWFSWRARAAEHAPLVPTTPMPSLREARRTPRQEALPEPALAVSRHGTEAVIAVT, from the coding sequence ATGAAACCTGCAGTGCCCTGCTACTACCACCTCGACGTGGAGGTCAGCCCGGAGCGGGTTGGCCAGGTCAAGCGCATATTGGGGGCCCATCTCCGGTACTGGAACCTGGATACGCTCGTCGATTCCGTCTGTCACTGTGCGGAAGCGTTGCTGCACACGATCGACCGGCACGCGACGGACAAGAACACCACCATCGAGATGTGGTGGAACGGTTCCCACCTCATCACCGCGGTCTCCGACAACGACCAGGATCTGCGCCCGCACAACGAGCCCCAGGGCTGTCTGGCGCAGATCGCCGCACTCAGCGACGGCTGGGGCTGCTGCGCCACCGGCGCCGGTGGCAAGATCATCTGGTTCTCCTGGCGGGCCCGCGCCGCCGAGCATGCTCCGCTGGTCCCGACCACGCCCATGCCCAGCCTGCGCGAGGCGCGCCGGACGCCGCGTCAGGAGGCGTTGCCGGAACCGGCGCTCGCGGTGTCCCGTCATGGCACGGAGGCCGTGATCGCCGTGACGTGA
- a CDS encoding alpha-1,4-glucan--maltose-1-phosphate maltosyltransferase, whose amino-acid sequence MEAHPAHGRDPIGRIPIVDVQPVVEHGRRPAKAVVGETFEVTATLFGEGRDVLGAEVVLCDQSGRPGPRAPMRELAPGTDRWGAEVTPESVGHWTCLVEAWSDPVATWRHTAAIKVPAGIDAGLVLEEGAALYERAADAVPDPAGQAVVRAAAHALRDDSWRPTARLAAALAPEAVAVLTAHPLRERVSRSLPMPLLVERKRALYGAWYEFFPRSESGQLDPPVHGTFRSAAERLPAIAGMGFDVVYLPPIHPIGTTFRKGPNNSLSASRRDVGVPWAIGSPEGGHDAIHPDLGTIDDFDAFVRRATELRLEVALDFALQCSPDHPWVQKHPEWFHHRADGSIAYAENPPKKYQDIYPIAFDQDMPGLIQETLRVLRHWMDHGVRIFRVDNPHTKPVVFWERVIADINRTDPDVIFLAEAFTRPAIMHTLAAVGFQQSYTYFTWRNTKQELTDYLTELSGATAAFMRPNLFVNTPDILPGHLQRGGRPAFEVRAVLAATLSPSWGVYAGYELCENAPVGPASEEYRNSEKYELRPRDWESAAREGRTIAPLITELNRIRRRHKALHALRNLHFHQTDNEALIAYSKRSGDDTVVVVANLDPHHTQEATVSLDMPRLGLDWHESVPVHDELTGETYRWGRANFVRLGPGGAHVLAVDTSPRIGGSPTT is encoded by the coding sequence ATGGAGGCACATCCGGCCCATGGCCGTGACCCGATCGGCCGTATCCCGATCGTGGACGTCCAGCCGGTCGTCGAGCACGGCCGGCGCCCCGCGAAGGCGGTCGTCGGGGAGACCTTCGAGGTCACCGCCACCCTCTTCGGCGAGGGCCGGGATGTGCTCGGCGCCGAAGTCGTCCTGTGCGACCAGAGCGGCCGGCCCGGCCCGCGCGCCCCGATGCGTGAACTCGCCCCGGGCACCGACCGCTGGGGCGCCGAGGTCACACCGGAATCCGTGGGCCACTGGACCTGTCTGGTGGAGGCCTGGAGCGATCCCGTGGCCACCTGGCGCCACACCGCCGCGATCAAGGTCCCGGCCGGGATCGACGCCGGTCTGGTCCTGGAGGAGGGCGCCGCGCTGTACGAGCGGGCCGCGGACGCGGTACCGGACCCGGCCGGCCAAGCGGTCGTACGCGCCGCGGCGCACGCCCTGCGCGACGACTCCTGGCGGCCGACGGCCCGTCTCGCCGCCGCCCTGGCCCCGGAAGCGGTCGCCGTTCTCACCGCACACCCCCTGCGCGAACGGGTCTCCCGCTCGCTGCCGATGCCTCTGCTCGTGGAACGGAAGCGGGCGTTGTACGGCGCCTGGTACGAGTTCTTTCCGCGTTCGGAGAGCGGACAGCTCGATCCGCCGGTGCACGGCACGTTCCGCAGCGCCGCCGAACGCCTGCCCGCCATCGCCGGGATGGGCTTCGACGTCGTGTACCTCCCGCCCATCCACCCCATCGGCACCACCTTCCGCAAGGGCCCCAACAACAGCCTGTCGGCGAGCCGTCGGGATGTCGGCGTGCCCTGGGCGATCGGTTCTCCCGAGGGCGGCCACGACGCGATCCACCCGGATCTCGGCACGATCGACGACTTCGACGCGTTCGTGCGCCGGGCCACGGAACTGCGGCTCGAGGTCGCCCTCGACTTCGCGCTCCAGTGCTCGCCGGACCATCCGTGGGTGCAGAAGCATCCCGAGTGGTTCCACCACCGGGCGGACGGGTCGATCGCGTACGCGGAGAATCCGCCGAAGAAGTACCAGGACATCTATCCGATCGCCTTCGACCAGGACATGCCGGGGCTGATCCAGGAGACGCTGCGGGTGCTGCGGCACTGGATGGACCACGGTGTGCGGATCTTCCGCGTCGACAACCCGCACACCAAGCCGGTCGTCTTCTGGGAGCGGGTCATCGCGGACATCAACCGCACCGACCCGGACGTGATCTTCCTGGCCGAGGCGTTCACCCGGCCCGCGATCATGCACACGCTCGCGGCGGTCGGCTTCCAGCAGTCGTACACCTATTTCACCTGGCGCAACACCAAGCAGGAGCTGACCGACTACCTCACCGAACTGTCGGGCGCAACGGCCGCCTTCATGCGGCCCAACCTCTTCGTGAACACCCCCGACATCCTGCCCGGCCATCTCCAGCGGGGCGGCCGGCCCGCCTTCGAGGTACGCGCCGTGCTCGCCGCCACCCTCTCGCCCTCGTGGGGGGTCTACGCCGGGTACGAGCTGTGCGAGAACGCTCCGGTCGGGCCCGCAAGCGAGGAGTACCGGAACTCCGAGAAGTACGAACTGCGTCCCCGTGACTGGGAGTCCGCCGCGCGCGAGGGCCGCACGATCGCACCGCTGATCACGGAGCTGAACCGGATCAGACGGCGCCACAAGGCTCTGCACGCGCTACGGAACCTGCACTTCCACCAGACCGACAACGAGGCCCTGATCGCCTACAGCAAGCGCTCGGGCGACGACACGGTCGTGGTGGTGGCCAACCTCGACCCCCACCACACCCAGGAGGCGACGGTCTCGTTGGACATGCCGCGACTCGGCCTGGACTGGCACGAGTCCGTGCCCGTGCACGACGAGCTCACCGGCGAGACCTACCGCTGGGGCAGGGCCAACTTCGTGCGACTGGGGCCGGGCGGTGCGCATGTCCTCGCCGTCGACACCTCACCGCGGATCGGAGGGTCACCCACCACATGA
- a CDS encoding FAD-binding oxidoreductase has product MSITTAAAARQELTAFKGQLIGPGDSGYDEARTVYNAMIDRRPALVARCTSAEDVSHVIGFARDHGLPLAVRGGGHHGAGLGVCDDGVVLDLSPLKDIEVDPGARTVRVGGGCVWGEVDRATHEYGLATPAGIISTTGVAGLTLGGGIGHLSRKYGLTVDNLLAADLVLASGERVRASDTENTDLYWAIRGGGGNFGVVTSFLFRLREVSTVVAGPTFWPAEVGAEVLTTYRDFLPDAPRELNAFFLFGSVPPGPPFPEEIHLRKVCGVVWCRVGDDTEAAAAEMAPLLDAVPEPLLHGAAPMPYPALQSAFDGIYPPGDQWYWRADFVDEIPDEAVASHLGYGTEPPTWKSTMHLYPIDGAVHDIAPADTAWSYRNARWATVYAGVDSDPAGAERVKRWSVDYSDALHPYSAGGAYVNMMMDEGQERVRASYRDNYARLARIKADRDPDNLFRLNLNIHPAPRT; this is encoded by the coding sequence ATGTCCATCACGACGGCAGCGGCAGCGCGCCAGGAACTGACGGCATTCAAGGGGCAGTTGATCGGTCCCGGCGACTCCGGGTACGACGAGGCACGCACCGTCTACAACGCGATGATCGACCGGCGGCCCGCCCTGGTGGCGAGGTGCACCAGCGCCGAGGACGTCTCCCACGTCATCGGCTTCGCCCGCGACCACGGCCTCCCGCTCGCCGTGCGGGGCGGCGGCCACCACGGCGCGGGCCTGGGGGTCTGCGACGACGGCGTGGTCCTCGACCTCTCACCGCTCAAGGACATCGAGGTCGATCCGGGGGCCCGTACGGTACGGGTCGGAGGCGGCTGTGTGTGGGGCGAGGTCGACCGTGCCACCCACGAGTACGGTCTGGCCACACCCGCCGGCATCATCTCCACGACGGGAGTCGCCGGCCTCACCCTGGGCGGCGGCATCGGGCATCTCTCCCGCAAGTACGGGCTGACCGTCGACAATCTCCTGGCGGCCGACCTCGTCCTGGCGAGCGGCGAGCGCGTGCGCGCGAGCGACACGGAGAACACCGACCTGTACTGGGCGATCCGCGGGGGCGGCGGCAACTTCGGAGTCGTCACCTCGTTCCTGTTCCGGCTGCGTGAGGTGAGCACCGTCGTCGCCGGCCCCACCTTCTGGCCCGCCGAAGTCGGCGCCGAAGTCCTCACCACCTATCGAGACTTCCTCCCGGACGCCCCCCGCGAACTGAACGCCTTCTTCCTGTTCGGCTCCGTGCCGCCCGGCCCGCCGTTCCCCGAGGAGATCCATCTGCGCAAGGTCTGCGGGGTCGTCTGGTGTCGCGTCGGGGACGACACCGAGGCGGCGGCCGCGGAGATGGCACCTCTCCTCGACGCCGTGCCCGAGCCGCTGCTGCACGGAGCCGCGCCGATGCCGTACCCCGCGCTCCAGTCCGCGTTCGACGGGATCTACCCGCCCGGCGACCAGTGGTACTGGCGCGCGGACTTCGTCGACGAGATCCCCGACGAGGCGGTCGCGTCACACCTCGGATACGGCACCGAACCGCCGACCTGGAAATCGACGATGCACCTGTACCCGATCGACGGCGCCGTCCACGACATCGCACCGGCGGACACCGCCTGGAGCTACCGGAACGCGCGCTGGGCGACCGTCTACGCGGGCGTGGACTCCGATCCGGCCGGCGCCGAGCGCGTCAAGCGGTGGAGCGTCGACTACTCCGACGCCCTGCACCCGTACTCCGCGGGCGGGGCCTACGTGAACATGATGATGGACGAGGGCCAGGAGCGCGTACGGGCCAGCTACCGCGACAACTACGCCCGCCTGGCCCGAATCAAGGCCGACCGCGACCCGGACAACCTGTTCCGCCTCAACCTGAACATCCACCCGGCGCCGCGCACCTGA
- the treS gene encoding maltose alpha-D-glucosyltransferase produces the protein MIVNEPVPDTFEDTPARDRDPDWFKRAVFYEVLVRSFQDSNGDGIGDLKGLTAKLDYLQWLGIDCLWLPPFFKSPLRDGGYDVSDYTAVLPEFGDLADFVEFVDAAHQRGMRVIIDFVMNHTSDQHPWFQESRTNPDGPYGDYYVWADDDKQYEDARIIFVDTEASNWTFDPVRKQYFWHRFFSHQPDLNYENPAVQEEILAALRFWLDLGIDGFRLDAVPYLYQVEGTDCENLPATHTFLKRVRKEIDSQYPDTVLLAEANQWPEDVVDYFGDFPSGGDECHMAFHFPVMPRIFMAVRRESRYPVSEILSKTPAIPSGCQWGIFLRNHDELTLEMVTDEERDYMYAEYAKDPRMRANIGIRRRLAPLLDNDRNQIELFTALLLSLPGSPILYYGDEIGMGDNIWLGDRDAVRTPMQWTPDRNAGFSSSDPGRLFLPTIMDPVYGYQVTNVEASMSSPSSLLHWTRRMIEIRKQNQAFGLGSYTELQSSNPAVIAFLREAPSTEGTEDDLVLCVHNFSRFAQPTELDLRAFNGRHPVELIGGVRFPAIGELPYLLTLAGHGFYWFRLRRAITPGTARRS, from the coding sequence ATGATCGTCAACGAGCCCGTCCCGGACACTTTCGAGGACACCCCGGCCAGGGACCGCGACCCCGACTGGTTCAAACGCGCCGTCTTCTACGAGGTCCTGGTCCGCTCCTTCCAGGACAGCAACGGCGACGGCATCGGCGACCTCAAGGGCCTCACCGCGAAACTCGACTACCTGCAATGGCTGGGCATCGACTGCCTGTGGCTGCCCCCGTTCTTCAAATCACCCCTCAGGGACGGCGGCTACGACGTCTCCGACTACACCGCCGTCCTGCCCGAGTTCGGTGACCTCGCCGACTTCGTCGAGTTCGTCGACGCCGCCCACCAGCGCGGCATGCGCGTCATCATCGACTTCGTCATGAACCACACCAGCGACCAGCACCCGTGGTTCCAGGAGTCCCGCACCAACCCCGACGGACCCTACGGCGACTACTACGTCTGGGCCGACGACGACAAACAGTACGAGGACGCCCGGATCATCTTCGTCGACACCGAGGCCTCCAACTGGACCTTCGACCCGGTCCGCAAGCAGTACTTCTGGCACCGCTTCTTCTCCCACCAGCCCGACCTCAACTACGAGAACCCCGCCGTCCAGGAAGAGATCCTCGCGGCCCTCCGCTTCTGGCTGGACCTCGGAATCGACGGGTTCCGCCTCGACGCGGTGCCGTACCTCTACCAGGTCGAAGGAACCGACTGCGAAAACCTCCCCGCCACGCACACGTTCCTGAAAAGGGTGCGCAAGGAGATCGACTCCCAGTACCCGGACACGGTGTTGCTGGCGGAGGCGAACCAGTGGCCCGAGGACGTCGTCGACTACTTCGGCGACTTCCCCTCCGGCGGCGACGAGTGCCACATGGCGTTCCACTTCCCCGTCATGCCGCGGATCTTCATGGCGGTACGCAGGGAATCCCGGTACCCGGTCTCGGAAATCCTGTCGAAGACCCCGGCGATCCCGTCCGGCTGCCAGTGGGGCATCTTCCTGCGCAACCACGACGAGCTCACCCTCGAAATGGTCACCGACGAGGAACGCGACTACATGTACGCGGAGTACGCCAAGGACCCGCGGATGCGCGCCAACATCGGCATCCGGCGCCGGCTCGCCCCGCTGCTCGACAACGACCGCAACCAGATCGAGCTGTTCACCGCCCTGCTGCTGTCCCTGCCCGGCTCGCCGATCCTCTACTACGGCGACGAGATCGGGATGGGCGACAACATCTGGCTCGGCGACCGCGACGCGGTACGCACCCCGATGCAGTGGACACCCGACCGCAACGCGGGCTTCTCCTCCTCGGATCCCGGCCGGCTGTTCCTGCCCACGATCATGGACCCCGTCTACGGCTACCAGGTGACGAACGTCGAGGCCTCCATGTCCTCGCCCTCGTCCCTGCTGCACTGGACCCGCCGCATGATCGAGATCCGCAAGCAGAACCAGGCCTTCGGCCTCGGCTCCTACACGGAACTCCAGTCCTCCAACCCCGCCGTCATCGCGTTCCTGCGCGAGGCCCCCTCCACCGAGGGCACAGAGGACGACCTCGTCCTGTGCGTGCACAACTTCTCCCGCTTCGCCCAGCCCACCGAACTGGACCTGCGGGCCTTCAACGGCCGCCACCCGGTCGAACTCATCGGCGGGGTGCGATTCCCGGCCATCGGAGAGCTGCCGTACTTGCTCACCCTCGCGGGCCACGGCTTCTACTGGTTCCGGCTGCGACGCGCGATCACCCCCGGCACCGCCAGGCGATCCTGA
- a CDS encoding maltokinase N-terminal cap-like domain-containing protein, with translation MPKTALHRPGSHAPAALLTSLAELLRQWLPRQRWFAGKGHPVTGLSVVSSTELYPGCLHLLIRTEHLGGSEPEGPGTPPPDDCYQLLLGAREVLPPRLAPAFIGRPTAGPLADLSVYDAFHDPDAAGLLLERLRTPGAAGPLLFERDPQVTVPSGLAPRLLDTEQSNSSLVYGDSFILKVFRRVQPGINPDLEVPWALARQGCTRVPAPAAWFGTSQPREATLGVLQPFLRDASDGWTLALQSLTLGGEFTEEAYELGRATAEIHVALAAAFPVRAPSPLQHRQLAASMSERLDTTARSVPELRPYAAGLRSAFDALAALDAAIRPAQRIHGDLHLGQVLRAGRQWSVIDFEGEPARPLTERRRLQSPVRDVAGMLRSFDYAARSRRPWRPEWAQRCREAFCAGYAAAAAWDPREEPELLRAYETDRAVYEVLYEARHRPDWLPVPMAAVGRLAEGAGELCGEHPTERPARHPADHRVEHHAEPPVERPAERL, from the coding sequence ATGCCGAAGACCGCGTTGCACCGTCCGGGCAGCCATGCCCCCGCCGCACTGCTCACCTCGCTCGCCGAACTGCTGCGGCAGTGGCTGCCGCGGCAGCGCTGGTTCGCGGGCAAGGGCCACCCCGTCACCGGCCTGAGCGTGGTGTCGTCGACCGAGCTGTACCCGGGCTGCCTGCATCTCCTGATACGCACCGAACATCTCGGCGGCTCCGAACCCGAAGGTCCCGGCACTCCCCCGCCCGACGACTGCTACCAGCTCCTGCTCGGCGCACGCGAGGTCCTCCCACCCCGGCTCGCCCCCGCCTTCATAGGCCGTCCGACCGCGGGACCCCTGGCCGACCTCAGCGTGTACGACGCCTTCCACGATCCCGACGCGGCGGGTCTGCTCCTGGAACGGCTGCGCACGCCCGGGGCTGCAGGACCCTTGCTCTTCGAGCGGGATCCCCAGGTGACGGTCCCCAGCGGTCTCGCCCCCCGGCTCCTCGACACCGAGCAGTCGAACTCCTCCCTCGTGTACGGGGACTCCTTCATCCTGAAGGTCTTCCGCCGCGTCCAGCCGGGCATCAACCCCGACCTGGAGGTGCCCTGGGCGCTGGCCCGGCAGGGCTGCACCCGCGTACCCGCCCCCGCGGCGTGGTTCGGCACCTCGCAGCCGCGGGAGGCGACACTCGGGGTGCTCCAGCCGTTCCTGCGCGACGCCTCCGACGGCTGGACCCTGGCACTCCAATCACTCACCTTGGGCGGGGAGTTCACCGAAGAGGCATACGAACTCGGCCGGGCCACCGCCGAGATACATGTGGCGCTGGCGGCGGCGTTCCCCGTACGAGCGCCCAGTCCGTTGCAGCACCGGCAACTCGCGGCCTCGATGAGTGAACGGCTCGACACCACGGCCCGCTCCGTGCCCGAACTCCGGCCGTACGCGGCGGGGCTGCGCTCGGCCTTCGACGCGCTCGCGGCGCTCGACGCGGCGATTCGGCCGGCGCAGCGGATTCACGGCGACCTCCACCTGGGGCAGGTGCTGCGGGCCGGACGACAGTGGTCCGTCATCGACTTCGAGGGCGAGCCGGCCCGTCCGCTCACCGAGCGCCGACGCCTCCAGTCCCCCGTACGCGATGTCGCGGGCATGCTGCGCTCCTTCGACTACGCCGCGCGCTCCCGCCGGCCGTGGCGCCCCGAGTGGGCGCAGCGCTGCCGGGAGGCCTTCTGCGCGGGGTACGCCGCCGCGGCCGCGTGGGACCCGCGCGAGGAGCCCGAACTGCTGCGCGCGTACGAGACCGACAGGGCCGTGTACGAGGTGCTGTACGAGGCGAGGCACCGGCCCGACTGGCTGCCGGTCCCGATGGCGGCGGTCGGTCGCCTCGCCGAAGGCGCGGGGGAACTGTGTGGCGAACACCCCACCGAGCGTCCTGCCCGACATCCAGCCGACCATCGCGTCGAGCATCACGCCGAACCCCCCGTCGAACGTCCTGCTGAACGCCTGTGA
- a CDS encoding DUF397 domain-containing protein, translating to MGSKGPIYSGMPAVDLGTEGWEKPWSGTNGGSCVEAKRLPDGSVAFRQSTDPDGPALVYTRDEMISFLEGAKSGQADFLVA from the coding sequence ATGGGATCCAAGGGCCCCATCTACAGTGGCATGCCGGCCGTCGACCTGGGCACCGAGGGCTGGGAGAAGCCCTGGAGCGGTACGAACGGCGGGAGTTGTGTCGAGGCCAAGCGGCTGCCCGACGGCAGTGTGGCCTTCCGCCAGTCCACGGACCCGGACGGGCCCGCGCTGGTGTACACCCGGGACGAGATGATCTCGTTCCTCGAAGGCGCGAAGTCCGGCCAGGCCGACTTCCTCGTCGCCTGA
- a CDS encoding helix-turn-helix domain-containing protein, translating into MVLGKRLRQLREQAGVSFEEAARAIEVTPLTVRRIEKAEVGLRIPYVKELLRTYGVPATEIDDFLALAREANQPGWWYKYRDVLPEWFSAYVSLESEASVIRLYEPHYVPGLLQTNDYATALMRVGFPNESKEDVARRVALRTRRQDLLAKPDAPAIWAILDETVLRRPVGGAEVMRAQIDRLHEVLDMPKVRIQVMRFGVGAHPGAFGPFHHFRFGFSELPDVIYTESLAGAVYVDRPGDVVTYLEVLDRMSVQAEPVARTRAILAELRKEL; encoded by the coding sequence ATGGTTCTCGGCAAGCGGCTGAGGCAGCTGAGGGAACAGGCGGGAGTGTCGTTCGAGGAGGCGGCACGGGCGATCGAGGTCACTCCACTGACGGTCCGCCGGATCGAGAAGGCCGAGGTCGGCCTCCGGATCCCCTATGTGAAGGAGTTGCTGCGCACCTACGGGGTGCCGGCGACGGAGATCGACGACTTCCTCGCGCTGGCCCGGGAGGCCAACCAGCCGGGCTGGTGGTACAAGTACCGCGACGTGCTGCCCGAGTGGTTCAGCGCCTACGTGAGCCTGGAGAGCGAAGCCAGCGTCATCCGTCTCTACGAACCCCACTACGTCCCGGGCCTGTTGCAGACGAACGACTACGCCACCGCGCTCATGCGCGTGGGCTTCCCCAACGAGTCGAAGGAGGACGTCGCCCGTCGAGTCGCCCTGCGGACCAGGCGGCAGGACCTGCTCGCCAAGCCGGACGCGCCCGCCATATGGGCCATCCTCGACGAGACGGTGCTGCGCCGGCCTGTGGGCGGGGCCGAGGTGATGCGGGCTCAGATCGACCGGCTGCACGAGGTCCTGGACATGCCGAAGGTCCGGATCCAGGTCATGCGCTTCGGGGTGGGGGCACACCCCGGCGCCTTCGGCCCGTTCCACCACTTCCGCTTCGGCTTCTCCGAGCTGCCCGACGTCATCTACACGGAAAGCCTCGCCGGCGCGGTCTATGTCGACCGGCCCGGCGACGTCGTCACCTATCTCGAAGTACTGGACCGGATGTCCGTGCAGGCGGAACCGGTCGCTCGGACCAGGGCCATCCTGGCTGAATTGCGTAAGGAGTTGTGA
- a CDS encoding SAM-dependent methyltransferase produces MADGRPNPDQEALSKIDTTVPHSARIWNYWMGGKDNYEVDRIAGDAYREVAPNIETMARASREYLIRTVTFVAGELGIRQFLDIGTGLPSYDNTHQVAQRVAPESRIVYVDNDPLVLRHAQALLTSTPEGVTNYIDADLHEPEKIVEAASRILDFDRPVALMLMGILGHIQDYEEAKSIVRTLQAALPSGSYFVHYDSTDTDAALKQAQQGYDDTGAVPYVLRSPEQITAYYEGLELIEPGIVSCPLWRPEPGTAPEPTDVHGGVALKP; encoded by the coding sequence ATGGCAGACGGCCGACCCAACCCCGACCAAGAGGCGTTGTCCAAGATCGACACCACGGTGCCGCACTCGGCCCGCATCTGGAACTACTGGATGGGCGGGAAGGACAACTACGAGGTCGACCGGATCGCGGGCGACGCCTACCGCGAGGTCGCGCCGAACATCGAGACGATGGCCCGGGCCTCGCGCGAGTACCTGATCCGGACCGTGACCTTCGTCGCCGGTGAGCTCGGCATCCGCCAGTTCCTGGACATCGGCACCGGTCTGCCCTCGTACGACAACACCCACCAGGTCGCCCAGCGGGTGGCGCCCGAGTCGCGCATCGTCTACGTGGACAACGACCCCCTGGTGCTGCGTCACGCCCAGGCGCTGCTGACCAGCACTCCCGAGGGCGTCACCAACTACATCGACGCGGATCTGCACGAGCCCGAGAAGATCGTCGAGGCGGCGAGCCGGATCCTGGACTTCGACCGGCCCGTCGCCCTGATGCTCATGGGCATCCTCGGTCACATCCAGGACTACGAGGAGGCCAAGTCGATCGTCCGCACCCTCCAGGCCGCCCTGCCCTCCGGCAGCTACTTCGTCCACTACGACAGCACCGACACCGACGCCGCGCTCAAGCAGGCCCAGCAGGGTTACGACGACACGGGCGCCGTCCCCTACGTGCTGCGCAGCCCGGAGCAGATCACCGCGTACTACGAGGGCCTGGAGCTGATCGAACCCGGCATCGTCTCCTGCCCCCTGTGGCGCCCCGAGCCCGGCACCGCACCGGAGCCCACGGACGTGCACGGCGGGGTGGCGCTCAAGCCGTGA
- a CDS encoding ATP-binding protein: MTASRAHRRGPSPTPQHDAAVLPRTHPSLVRTTVPAQPSRAAGVRDMVAEHLTPLRLPSECLDNAVLATDELFANAVRHGSPGPRDTITVTLEHLGHELRVTVADRSSALPRARDTGGAEESGRGLAIVAALTDDWGIAPADPGTTGKKVWFTLALRGMP; encoded by the coding sequence ATGACGGCATCCAGGGCTCATCGCCGCGGGCCGTCGCCCACACCGCAGCACGACGCCGCCGTGCTGCCCAGGACGCACCCCAGCCTGGTGCGGACCACGGTCCCCGCCCAACCCTCGCGCGCGGCCGGCGTGCGGGACATGGTCGCCGAGCACCTCACCCCTCTGCGCCTGCCCTCCGAGTGCCTCGACAACGCTGTCCTCGCCACGGACGAGCTGTTCGCCAACGCGGTCAGACACGGCAGTCCCGGCCCCCGCGACACGATCACCGTCACCCTGGAACACCTCGGGCACGAGCTGCGTGTGACGGTCGCCGACCGTTCGTCCGCACTGCCGCGAGCACGCGACACGGGCGGCGCCGAGGAGTCGGGACGCGGACTGGCCATCGTGGCCGCTCTGACGGACGACTGGGGCATCGCACCGGCCGACCCCGGCACCACGGGCAAGAAGGTGTGGTTCACCCTGGCGCTCCGGGGCATGCCATGA